Proteins encoded by one window of Pelmatolapia mariae isolate MD_Pm_ZW linkage group LG14, Pm_UMD_F_2, whole genome shotgun sequence:
- the LOC134640677 gene encoding olfactory receptor 52B2-like — translation MENQSFEFSSELTLDPFVIPPGGKYPVFFLGISICIFGISCNLTLLALIILNRNLHKPMYFILFSLPLNDLIGLSAMLPKVLSDIVTETHKIHYLLCVLQAFLLHMYGGGVLFILAAMSFDRYVAICMPLRYSSVMIPRVISCIIALVWGLDFVLIVSLFSLQARLPRCKYVVMNVFCDNPSLLKLTCGNTTVNNIIGLFNTAVIQVVSVSIQAYSYVKILIACVVTRKSETKAKAVNTCVAQLVILFIFEVVATFTILSHRFQNVSVDMQKIMGMLIFTVPPLLNPIVYGLYTNEIRSTLLRVLKNRVSM, via the coding sequence ATGGAAAACCAGTCCTTTGAATTTAGTTCCGAGTTAACCCTTGATCCATTTGTTATCCCACCTGGAGGAAAGTATCCTGTATTTTTTCTTGGCATTTCAATTTGCATTTTTGGAATTTCCTGCAACCTGACCTTGTTGGCTTTAATCATATTGAACAGAAACCTTCACAAACCCATGTATTTCATCCTATTTAGTCTTCCACTCAATGATCTCATAGGACTATCTGCAATGTTACCAAAAGTACTTTCAGATATTgttacagagacacacaaaataCACTATCTTCTCTGTGTTTTACAGGCATTCCTGCTCCACATGTATGGTGGTGGCGTTTTGTTTATTCTTGCAGCAATGTCCTTTGACCGTTATGTTGCTATTTGCATGCCCTTACGCTATAGCTCTGTCATGATACCAAGAGTTATTAGTTGTATCATTGCACTAGTTTGGGGCCTCGACTTTGTCTTGATTGTATCACTGTTCTCTTTGCAGGCAAGACTTCCCAGGTGCAAATATGTTGTTATGAATGTGTTTTGTGATAACCCATCTCTCCTGAAGCTGACGTGTGGAAACACAACAGTCAATAATATTATAGGGCTGTTTAACACTGCTGTTATACAAGTTGTAAGCGTATCCATTCAGGCGTATTCCTATGTTAAAATTCTCATCGCATGTGTGGTTACAAGGAAATCAGAAACAAAGGCAAAAGCTGTCAACACGTGTGTCGCACAGTTAGTTATACTGTTCATATTTGAGGTTGTGGCAACATTCACGATATTATCTCACAGATTCCAAAATGTTTCGGTTGACATGCAAAAGATCATGGGCATGCTCATATTTACTGTACCTCCACTTCTGAATCCAATCGTATATGGGTTGTATACAAACGAAATACGAAGCACTCTCCTGAGAGTCTTAAAAAATAGAGTATCTATGTGA
- the LOC134640681 gene encoding olfactory receptor 52E5-like, whose translation MNNQYNTSSFLQINVFNLSSESVFPAFLFATLSYMIILFCNLTLILTIVLNKSLHQPMYLILLNLPINDLIGSSALFPQLIKEILRNSGIMQYSACIAQAFFIHIYAAGTVFNLSAMAYDRYIAICYPLQYSAVMSNAHIMRIITIVWMSCLVLIAVLFFLLLRLPRCRSEMTNPYCDNASLLTLVCADTTINNIYGLLISAFSELVANGIVFYTYLRILIACFRSKRSDTKAKALQTCATHLIVFLLLECLGLFTIISYRLSNVSPHFRRFMGLSTLIFPPTLNPIIYGLKTKEIREKVLNFLKTRMFSS comes from the coding sequence atgaaCAACCAATACAACACATCCTCTTTTTTACAGATTAATGTCTTTAATCTCTCTTCTGAGAGTGTTTTTCCTGCATTTCTTTTTGCAACTCTGAGTTACATGATCATACTATTTTGCAACCTTACTCTAATCCTCACCATTGTGCTGAATAAATCTCTGCATCAGCCAATGTACTTAATTCTGCTGAATCTTCCTATTAATGACCTTATAGGTTCATCAGCTCTCTTTCCACAGCTCATCAAAGAAATACTGAGAAACAGTGGGATAATGCAATACTCAGCTTGCATTGCTCAAGCTTTCTTTATCCATATCTATGCAGCAGGCACTGTGTTCAATCTGAGTGCAATGGCATATGATAGATACATTGCCATATGTTACCCACTGCAGTACAGTGCCGTGATGAGTAATGCCCATATCATGAGAATAATCACCATTGTATGGATGAGTTGTTTAGTTTTAAttgctgtgctttttttcttacttttgcgTTTGCCTCGTTGTCGATCTGAAATGACAAACCCCTATTGTGATAATGCATCTCTGTTGACTTTGGTCTGTGCTGACACAACTATTAACAATATCTATGGGCTTTTGATAAGTGCTTTTTCCGAATTGGTGGCTAATGGAATTGTTTTCTACACATATCTCCGGATCCTCATAGCATGCTTTAGATCTAAACGATCAGATACAAAAGCCAAAGCCCTGCAGACATGTGCTACACATCTGattgtttttctcttgttgGAGTGTCTTGGTCTTTTCACCATCATATCATATAGACTAAGTAATGTTTCACCCCATTTCAGAAGATTTATGGGTTTGTCAACTTTAATTTTTCCCCCAACACTAAATCCAATCATCTATGGtttgaaaacaaaggaaattcGAGAAAAGGTGTTGAACTTTTTAAAGACTAGGATGTTTTCATCTTAA
- the LOC134640678 gene encoding olfactory receptor 52D1-like: MNNRYNTSSFLQINVFNLSSESVFPAFLFATLSYMIILFCNLTLILTIVLNKSLHQPMYLILLNLPINDLIGSSALFPQLIKEILRNSGIMQYSACVAQAFFIHIYAAGTVFNLSAMAYDRYIAICYPLQYSAMMSNAHIMRIITIVWMSCLVLIAVLFFLLLRLPRCRSEMTNPYCDNASLLTLVCADTTINNIYGLLISAFSQLVANGMVFYTYLRILITCFRSKRSDTKAKALQTCATHLIIFLLLECLGLFTIISYRLSNVSPHFRRFMGLSTLIFPPTLNPIIYGLKTKEIREKVLNFLKTRMFSS; encoded by the coding sequence atgaaCAACCGATACAACACATCCTCTTTTTTACAGATTAATGTCTTTAATCTCTCTTCTGAGAGTGTTTTTCCTGCATTTCTTTTTGCAACTCTGAGTTACATGATCATACTATTTTGCAACCTTACTCTAATCCTCACCATTGTGCTGAATAAATCTCTGCATCAGCCAATGTACCTAATTCTGCTGAATCTTCCTATTAATGACCTTATAGGTTCATCAGCTCTCTTTCCACAGCTCATCAAAGAAATACTGAGAAACAGTGGGATAATGCAATACTCAGCTTGCGTTGCTCAAGCTTTCTTTATCCATATCTATGCAGCAGGCACTGTGTTCAATCTGAGTGCAATGGCATATGATAGATACATTGCCATATGTTACCCACTGCAGTACAGTGCCATGATGAGTAATGCCCATATCATGAGAATAATCACCATTGTATGGATGAGTTGTTTAGTTTTAAttgctgtgctttttttcttacttttgcgTTTGCCTCGTTGTCGATCTGAAATGACAAACCCCTATTGTGATAATGCATCTCTGTTGACTTTGGTCTGTGCTGACACAACTATTAACAATATCTATGGGCTTTTGATAAGTGCTTTTTCACAATTGGTGGCTAATGGAATGGTTTTCTATACATATCTTCGGATCCTCATAACATGCTTTAGATCTAAACGATCAGATACAAAAGCCAAAGCCCTGCAGACATGTGCTACACATCTGattatttttctcttgttgGAGTGTCTTGGTCTTTTCACCATCATATCATATAGACTAAGTAATGTTTCACCCCATTTCAGAAGATTTATGGGTTTGTCAACTTTAATTTTTCCCCCAACACTGAATCCAATCATCTATGGtttgaaaacaaaggaaattcGAGAAAAGGTGTTGAACTTTTTAAAGACTAGGATGTTTTCATCTTAA
- the LOC134640680 gene encoding putative gustatory receptor clone PTE03, giving the protein MYTNSSTSSLLTLQTLGLSSTDIYPAFVFGTLTYLIIMFSNLLVLTVIAMNKKLHKPMFILLFNLPISDIVGATAFFPHLIFSIVAENRLISHHACIFQAFLIHVYGTGNLLILSIMAYDRYIAICFPLRYTTIMNSHNLMKMIVITWFINLSMMFTLFILLARFKTCRTNIVDFYCNNQSLVKLICEDTSVNNYYGLATIFLLMGGPLALIVYTYTQILRTCVITNHTDARRKAIQTCGTHLIVFLSLQINTVFALISHRIDSSSPVLRRAFGVSVLIFPPFLDPIIYGLKTKELKQCIVMFLKRNVGLTM; this is encoded by the coding sequence ATGTATACTAATTCATCTACAAGTAGCCTTCTAACACTGCAAACACTGGGCTTATCTAGCACAGATATCTATCCAGCATTTGTATTTGGAACACTTACCTATTTAATTATTATGTTTTCCAATTTGTTAGTGTTAACTGTCATCGCTATGAATAAAAAACTACACAAGCCCATGTTTATCCTGCTGTTCAACTTGCCCATTAGTGACATAGTGGGTGCAACGGCTTTTTTTCCTCATCTCATTTTTAGCATTGTGGCAGAGAACAGACTTATTTCCCACCATGCATGTATTTTTCAGGCTTTTCTGATTCATGTTTATGGTACAGGAAATTTGCTCATCTTGAGTATCATGGCATATGACAGATATATTGCTATATGTTTTCCACTGAGGTATACAACCATTATGAATTCACATAATTTAATGAAAATGATTGTTATAACATGGTTCATAAATTTGTCAATgatgtttacattgtttattcTGCTTGCACGTTTCAAAACATGCAGAACAAACATTGTagatttttactgtaacaatcaGTCATTAGTAAAATTAATCTGTGAAGACACCAGTGTGAACAACTACTATGGATTAGCAACTATATTCCTGCTTATGGGAGGCCCGTTGGCACTAATTgtgtacacatatacacagatcTTGCGTACATGTGTCATTACTAATCATACAGATGCCCGGCGAAAAGCCATTCAGACATGTGGTACACATTTAATTGTTTTCTTAAGCTTACAAATCAACACTGTCTTTGCATTGATTTCTCACCGCATCGACAGCTCGTCCCCTGTTCTGAGAAGAGCATTTGGTGTGTCTGTTCTAATTTTTCCCCCTTTCCTCGATCCTATTATATACGGactgaaaactaaagaactaaAGCAATGCATAGTAATGTTTCTAAAACGAAATGTGGGTTTAACAATGTAG